In Drosophila bipectinata strain 14024-0381.07 chromosome 2R, DbipHiC1v2, whole genome shotgun sequence, one genomic interval encodes:
- the Cpr51A gene encoding uncharacterized protein Cpr51A isoform X1: MFKYVLVASLLVTIALAAPREETEQERQDREEAERYQNENAQYAFNSKVDDKINDGQITREEQREGGTVRGSYSYFDGFVQRRVEYIADKDGYRVLKDEMQDVGDGPQFNPEGQADVEGSLIGKYSIKLDKTDEEKHYKDIRA, from the exons atgttcaaatacGTGTTGGTTGCCAGCCTGCTGGTCACAATTGCCCTCGCAGCTCCC CGAGAAGAAACCGAACAGGAAAGACAAGACCGGGAGGAAGCGGAGCGCTATCAGAATGAAAATGCTCAGTATGCGTTTAACTCCAAGGTGGACGACAAGATCAACGACGGACAGATCACCCGGGAAGAGCAGCGTGAGGGTGGCACTGTGCGCGGATCCTACAGCTACTTCGATGGCTTTGTGCAGCGCAGGGTCGAATACATCGCCGACAAGGACGGCTACAGAGTGCTCAAGGACGAGATGCAGGACGTTGGCGATGGCCCACAGTTCAATCCCGAGGGTCAAGCCGATGTGGAGGGTTCCCTCATCGGTAAATACTCCATCAAGCTGGACAAGACTGATGAAGAAAAGCACTACAAGGACATCCGCGCATAA
- the Cpr51A gene encoding uncharacterized protein Cpr51A isoform X2, producing MCHSSYFFKYSREETEQERQDREEAERYQNENAQYAFNSKVDDKINDGQITREEQREGGTVRGSYSYFDGFVQRRVEYIADKDGYRVLKDEMQDVGDGPQFNPEGQADVEGSLIGKYSIKLDKTDEEKHYKDIRA from the exons ATGTGTCATTCCTCGTACTTCTTCAAGTATTCA CGAGAAGAAACCGAACAGGAAAGACAAGACCGGGAGGAAGCGGAGCGCTATCAGAATGAAAATGCTCAGTATGCGTTTAACTCCAAGGTGGACGACAAGATCAACGACGGACAGATCACCCGGGAAGAGCAGCGTGAGGGTGGCACTGTGCGCGGATCCTACAGCTACTTCGATGGCTTTGTGCAGCGCAGGGTCGAATACATCGCCGACAAGGACGGCTACAGAGTGCTCAAGGACGAGATGCAGGACGTTGGCGATGGCCCACAGTTCAATCCCGAGGGTCAAGCCGATGTGGAGGGTTCCCTCATCGGTAAATACTCCATCAAGCTGGACAAGACTGATGAAGAAAAGCACTACAAGGACATCCGCGCATAA
- the LOC108123524 gene encoding waprin-like protein, which translates to MAKLGFVFLLMAACVVAALAAGDCPSSTKVLNCTPKCLHDSECSTSGGKCCPNLCNGRSCVQPNLLSNSGADKSPFGSKNSGSSGSYCGNVKCGSFEKCETDRSTKRPKCVRS; encoded by the exons ATGG CTAAACTGGGCTTTGTCTTTCTCCTGATGGCCGCCTGTGTGGTTGCTGCACTGGCTGCTGGTG ACTGCCCTTCGTCCACAAAGGTATTGAACTGTACCCCCAAGTGCCTGCACGACAGCGAGTGCAGCACCAGTGGCGGCAAGTGTTGCCCCAACTTGTGCAACGGCCGCAGCTGCGTGCAACCCAATCTTCTGAGCAATTCCGGTGCCGACAAGTCCCCTTTCGGCAGCAAGAATA GTGGCTCCTCTGGCTCTTATTGTGGCAATGTCAAGTGCGGCAGCTTCGAGAAATGCGAAACGGATCGCAGCACGAAGCGCCCCAAGTGCGTGCGATCTTGA